A single Amia ocellicauda isolate fAmiCal2 chromosome 9, fAmiCal2.hap1, whole genome shotgun sequence DNA region contains:
- the vamp5 gene encoding vesicle-associated membrane protein 5, with protein sequence MDKGKSKLEETRVVVEDVKGIMQNNIQKAEEREGKLEELEERSEALLEQSKTFVKTTTKVVRKKRWEHMKMKLLVVAVVLVVIAVLIGVVVAFSSSGSSSGTVKYTSNDKPVEEGPRLPDEEP encoded by the exons ATGGACAAGGGGAAGAGCAAGCTGGAGGAGACCCGGGTCGTGGTGGAGGACGTGAAGGGCATCATGCAGAACAACATCCAAAAGGCGGAGGAGCGAGAGGGGAAACTGGAGGAGCTAGAGGAGAGGTCCGAGGCCCTGCTGGAGCAG AGCAAGACCTTCGTCAAGACCACGACTAAGGTGGTCCGCAAGAAACGCTGGGAGCACATGAAGATGAAGCTGCTGGTGGTTGCGGTGGTCCTGGTGGTGATTGCCGTCCTGATTGGGGTGGTGGTGGCCTTCTCCAGCTCAGGATCCTCCAGTGGTACGGTCAAGTATACGTCCAATGACAAACCTGTTGAGGAAGGGCCCAGATTACCAGACGAGGAACCGTAA